In the genome of Bremerella sp. JC817, one region contains:
- a CDS encoding DUF2750 domain-containing protein, with protein MSSGKYAGMVDLSGPDRLQVFIRKVSETQELWGLYVDGWAEASDDNGKKGLVVWPDEQHARLCATDKWRQHAPKAIKLSSFNERWVDKLTRMRMKVAVFPTPFDGPVFVDAVALRAELL; from the coding sequence ATGTCCTCAGGCAAGTATGCCGGCATGGTCGACCTGAGTGGTCCTGATCGCCTGCAAGTATTCATTCGCAAGGTATCCGAGACGCAAGAGTTGTGGGGGCTGTATGTCGACGGCTGGGCGGAAGCCTCCGACGACAATGGCAAGAAAGGGCTGGTCGTTTGGCCCGATGAACAGCACGCCCGCCTTTGCGCTACGGATAAGTGGCGACAACATGCCCCTAAGGCAATCAAACTCTCCAGCTTCAACGAACGCTGGGTCGATAAACTGACCCGGATGCGGATGAAAGTGGCGGTCTTCCCCACGCCGTTCGACGGACCTGTGTTTGTCGATGCGGTAGCTTTGCGGGCCGAACTTCTATAA
- the pepF gene encoding oligoendopeptidase F produces the protein MATTGKAAKKSVKKTLKREEVAAGDTWDLSSLYPDADAWEKDFAKLAKKEAGFDKFKGTLANGAKELLACLKFDTEVDRLGERLGVYAYLRTTEDQANDDNQRRLARFQSVASKLGQAASYIAPEIQAIPAKRLQELMDDPVLKGYRLVLERMTRYKKYTLSKKEERLLAMQSEMAGASSKAFRQLLDADMKFGTVKNENGEDCDLTNSTYIEFLLSPERKVRKKAFEQYFDQFQAHENTLAATLSGSIQKDVYYARVRGYESARHQAMYSDNIPESVYDNLIDSVHNHLPAVHRYLELRRRKMKLKDIHHYDTYVPILNQIKKKQTWDEAVDMIMEAMIPLGPEYCDVLKDGLTKARWCDRYPNAGKQSGAFSCGTFDAAPFILMNYKVDVLDDVFTLAHEAGHSMHSYYSAKTQPYQYYNYTIFVAEVASTFNEQLLSQYLQENATNDLERAYLINRDIDAIRGTIIRQTMFAEFEKITHAMCEAGEPLTSKSLQEVYRGLLERYFGPDFAIDPQLQLECLRIPHFYRAFYVYKYATGLSAAIALSMRVLNGGKQELTDYLSFLKGGCSKYPLDLLRDAGVDMESPKPVDMALSHFESLVDQLNDLL, from the coding sequence ATGGCCACCACTGGCAAAGCCGCGAAGAAGTCTGTCAAAAAGACCCTCAAACGAGAGGAAGTCGCCGCTGGCGATACCTGGGATCTGAGTAGCCTTTACCCGGATGCCGACGCCTGGGAAAAAGACTTCGCCAAGCTGGCCAAGAAAGAAGCAGGCTTCGACAAGTTCAAAGGAACGCTGGCCAATGGTGCCAAAGAGTTGCTGGCCTGCTTGAAGTTCGATACCGAAGTCGATCGACTCGGCGAACGCTTGGGCGTGTATGCCTATCTCCGCACCACCGAAGACCAGGCCAACGACGACAATCAGCGTCGCCTGGCTCGCTTCCAGTCGGTCGCCAGCAAGCTGGGCCAGGCCGCCAGTTACATCGCTCCCGAAATTCAAGCGATCCCTGCCAAGCGTCTGCAAGAGTTGATGGACGATCCGGTCTTGAAGGGCTATCGTCTCGTCCTCGAACGGATGACACGCTACAAGAAGTACACGCTGAGCAAGAAGGAAGAACGCCTTCTGGCCATGCAAAGCGAAATGGCAGGTGCCTCGTCCAAGGCGTTCCGCCAACTGCTGGATGCCGACATGAAGTTCGGCACCGTCAAGAACGAGAACGGCGAAGACTGCGATCTGACGAACTCGACCTACATCGAGTTCCTGCTGTCGCCAGAACGCAAGGTTCGTAAGAAGGCGTTCGAGCAATACTTCGATCAGTTCCAGGCCCACGAGAACACCCTGGCCGCGACCCTTTCTGGTTCGATCCAGAAAGATGTCTACTACGCTCGCGTGCGTGGTTACGAGAGTGCGCGTCACCAGGCGATGTACAGCGATAACATTCCAGAGTCGGTCTACGACAACCTGATCGATTCGGTCCACAACCATCTGCCGGCAGTCCACCGTTACCTGGAACTTCGCCGCCGCAAGATGAAGCTGAAAGACATCCACCACTACGACACCTACGTGCCGATCTTGAACCAGATCAAGAAGAAGCAAACGTGGGACGAAGCGGTCGACATGATCATGGAAGCGATGATTCCACTCGGTCCGGAATATTGCGACGTCCTGAAGGATGGCCTGACCAAGGCTCGCTGGTGCGATCGTTACCCGAACGCTGGCAAGCAGAGTGGTGCCTTCAGTTGCGGAACGTTCGACGCGGCTCCGTTCATTTTAATGAACTACAAAGTCGACGTGCTGGACGACGTCTTCACGTTGGCTCACGAAGCGGGCCACTCGATGCACAGCTATTACTCGGCCAAGACGCAGCCGTATCAGTACTACAACTACACGATCTTTGTCGCGGAAGTTGCCAGTACGTTCAACGAACAGCTGCTAAGCCAGTACCTGCAAGAGAACGCCACCAACGATCTGGAACGGGCCTATCTGATCAACCGCGACATCGACGCGATTCGTGGCACGATCATCCGTCAGACGATGTTCGCCGAGTTCGAGAAGATCACGCACGCCATGTGTGAAGCAGGCGAACCGCTGACCTCGAAGTCGCTGCAGGAAGTCTATCGTGGCTTGCTGGAACGCTACTTCGGTCCCGACTTCGCGATCGACCCGCAGTTGCAGTTGGAATGCCTCCGCATTCCGCACTTCTACCGCGCGTTCTACGTGTACAAGTATGCGACCGGTTTGTCGGCAGCGATCGCGCTGAGCATGCGAGTGCTCAATGGCGGCAAGCAGGAACTGACCGATTACTTGTCGTTCCTGAAGGGTGGTTGCTCGAAGTATCCGCTCGATCTGCTGCGAGATGCTGGTGTCGACATGGAGAGCCCAAAACCTGTCGACATGGCACTGAGCCACTTCGAGAGCCTGGTCGATCAGTTGAATGACCTGCTGTAG
- a CDS encoding beta-ketoacyl-ACP synthase III, producing the protein MATAQPNSSPRSEANSTRPVPSDRSHLRSLMGFQILGTGSYVPETVVPNEDLSSLGCDPEWIIQRTGIQERRHAPADLATSDMAYESAIAALESAGVDASEIDLIVVGTFTPDSLTPSTACRLQQRLGIRAAAMDVSAACAGFLYAMITAAQFIKTGTSRRALVVGADLLSRIANPDDKKTYPLFGDGAGAVVLGPGSEEQGMISYTLGSEGEGAEMLCVPGGGSREPLTAENLAEGKQYLHMDGRGVFKWAVRVIEDSIRDVLHHANLTVDDISLVMLHQANVRIIDAACENLGFPREKMIVNLDRYGNTSAGSVPIVLDEAMQKGLVQPGDRILLCGFGAGLSWGTTVFQW; encoded by the coding sequence ATGGCGACGGCGCAACCTAATTCCTCTCCCCGTAGCGAAGCCAACTCGACGCGTCCGGTTCCTTCCGATCGGAGCCACCTTCGTTCGTTGATGGGTTTTCAGATTCTCGGTACCGGCAGCTACGTGCCAGAGACCGTAGTCCCGAACGAAGACCTTTCGTCGCTCGGCTGCGATCCGGAATGGATCATCCAGCGCACCGGGATTCAGGAACGTCGGCATGCTCCTGCGGACCTGGCCACCAGCGACATGGCGTATGAATCGGCGATCGCCGCGTTGGAATCGGCCGGTGTCGATGCCAGCGAGATCGACCTGATTGTCGTCGGGACGTTCACCCCTGATTCGCTCACCCCGTCGACCGCGTGCCGGCTGCAGCAGCGTCTGGGGATTCGTGCGGCGGCCATGGATGTCAGCGCTGCGTGTGCCGGCTTTCTTTACGCCATGATCACCGCGGCCCAGTTCATCAAAACGGGAACCAGCCGTCGGGCCTTGGTCGTCGGTGCCGACCTTCTGTCGCGGATCGCCAATCCCGACGACAAGAAGACTTATCCCCTGTTCGGTGATGGTGCCGGCGCGGTAGTCCTGGGTCCTGGCTCGGAAGAGCAAGGCATGATCTCGTACACGCTCGGCAGCGAAGGCGAAGGGGCCGAGATGCTGTGCGTCCCTGGTGGTGGCTCGCGCGAACCACTGACGGCGGAGAACCTGGCCGAAGGCAAGCAGTACCTGCATATGGATGGCCGCGGGGTCTTCAAGTGGGCGGTGCGTGTGATCGAAGACTCGATCCGCGACGTGCTGCATCACGCGAACCTGACCGTCGACGACATCTCGCTGGTGATGCTGCACCAGGCAAATGTCCGCATTATCGACGCCGCTTGCGAGAATCTTGGCTTCCCGCGCGAGAAGATGATTGTGAACCTCGACCGCTATGGCAACACGTCGGCGGGCAGCGTTCCGATTGTGCTCGACGAAGCGATGCAAAAGGGACTCGTCCAGCCAGGCGATCGCATTCTGCTATGCGGCTTTGGTGCCGGGCTTTCGTGGGGCACGACCGTCTTCCAGTGGTAA